The following coding sequences are from one Sesamum indicum cultivar Zhongzhi No. 13 linkage group LG11, S_indicum_v1.0, whole genome shotgun sequence window:
- the LOC105174180 gene encoding probable pectate lyase 12 isoform X2, which yields MLPQNCILLFCLFFISLSSFVGATGVLNLTLPHQHPDPESVAQEVKRKVNASISKRRQLLATPVISAQSQCLTGNPIDDCWRCDPNWASNRQHLADCAIGFGKAAMGGKGGQFYVITDSSDHDTVNPTPGTLRHAVIQDEPLWIVFKYNMVIKLKHELIVNSYKTIDGRGANVQITGNGCITLQYVSNVIIHNVHVYNCMPSGNTNIRSSPTHIGWRGKSDGDGISIFGSRNIWIDHCALSHCTDGLVDAIMGSTAITISNNYFSHHDEVMLLGHDDKYLPDSGMQVTIAFNRFGEGLVQRMPRCRRGYMHVVNNDFFEWKMYAIGGSASPTINSEGNRYTAPADPSAKEVTKREDTNEGEWSDWNWRSDGDIMVNGAFFVPSGEGLSMQYAKASSVEPKSATLIDQLTMNAGVLGGPSRSSYNSTLSFHLIQNGSVKEK from the exons ATGCTTCCTCAGAACTGCATTCTCTTGTTTTGCCTCTtcttcatctctctctcttcttttgttgGAGCAACTGGTGTCTTGAATCTCACACTTCCTCATCAGCACCCCGACCCTGAATCTGTGGCCCAAGAAGTCAAAAG GAAAGTGAATGCATCCATATCTAAAAGGCGCCAACTTCTTGCCACCCCTGTAATCAGTGCCCAGTCTCAATGCCTGACAGGCAACCCCATAGACGACTGTTGGCGCTGTGACCCCAACTGGGCTTCCAACCGCCAGCACCTAGCCGATTGTGCCATTGGCTTTGGCAAGGCAGCAATGGGTGGTAAAGGAGGTCAATTCTATGTCATTACTGATTCGTCAGATCACGATACGGTGAACCCCACCCCTGGCACCCTTCGCCATGCAGTCATCCAAGATGAGCCCCTCTGGATCGTTTTCAAGTATAACATGGTTATCAAGCTTAAGCATGAGTTGATTGTGAACAGCTATAAAACTATCGATGGCCGTGGAGCCAACGTGCAGATAACTGGAAACGGCTGCATTACTTTGCAATATGTCAGCAATGTTATCATCCACAATGTGCATGTGTATAATTGTATGCCATCTGGCAATACTAATATAAGGTCAAGTCCTACACATATTGGATGGAGAGGTAAATCAGATGGCGATGGTATATCGATCTTTGGTTCCAGGAATATATGGATTGATCATTGTGCTTTGTCGCATTGTACTGATGGCTTGGTGGACGCTATTATGGGGTCTACGGCTATCACAATATCCAATAACTACTTTTCTCACCACGATGAGGTTATGCTTCTTGGACATGACGACAAGTATTTGCCAGACTCAGGAATGCAG GTGACAATAGCTTTTAATCGCTTCGGCGAGGGGCTGGTGCAGAGGATGCCAAGGTGCCGGAGGGGTTACATGCATGTCGtgaacaatgatttttttgaatGGAAAATGTATGCAATTGGAGGAAGTGCTAGCCCCACCATCAATAGTGAGGGCAATCGTTATACTGCACCAGCTGATCCTAGCGCTAAGGAG GTGACAAAGCGCGAGGACACAAATGAGGGGGAGTGGTCCGACTGGAACTGGAGGTCGGACGGGGACATAATGGTAAATGGTGCATTCTTTGTGCCATCCGGTGAAGGGCTCAGCATGCAGTATGCCAAAGCATCCAGTGTTGAGCCCAAATCTGCTACCCTCATCGACCAACTGACCATGAACGCTGGTGTTCTTGGTGGCCCCAG CCGTTCTTCTTACAATAGTACGCTGTCCTTCCATTTGATTCAAAATGGCTCCGTCAAGGAAAAGTAG
- the LOC105174180 gene encoding probable pectate lyase 5 isoform X1, whose translation MLPQNCILLFCLFFISLSSFVGATGVLNLTLPHQHPDPESVAQEVKRKVNASISKRRQLLATPVISAQSQCLTGNPIDDCWRCDPNWASNRQHLADCAIGFGKAAMGGKGGQFYVITDSSDHDTVNPTPGTLRHAVIQDEPLWIVFKYNMVIKLKHELIVNSYKTIDGRGANVQITGNGCITLQYVSNVIIHNVHVYNCMPSGNTNIRSSPTHIGWRGKSDGDGISIFGSRNIWIDHCALSHCTDGLVDAIMGSTAITISNNYFSHHDEVMLLGHDDKYLPDSGMQVTIAFNRFGEGLVQRMPRCRRGYMHVVNNDFFEWKMYAIGGSASPTINSEGNRYTAPADPSAKEVTKREDTNEGEWSDWNWRSDGDIMVNGAFFVPSGEGLSMQYAKASSVEPKSATLIDQLTMNAGVLGGPRDNSISMSSGGGTTSTGASGGSSGGGSRGDGDYFGMIFAGGAAVKETSPPNAVFLSFLIILILYVTTNHGDADGGGLND comes from the exons ATGCTTCCTCAGAACTGCATTCTCTTGTTTTGCCTCTtcttcatctctctctcttcttttgttgGAGCAACTGGTGTCTTGAATCTCACACTTCCTCATCAGCACCCCGACCCTGAATCTGTGGCCCAAGAAGTCAAAAG GAAAGTGAATGCATCCATATCTAAAAGGCGCCAACTTCTTGCCACCCCTGTAATCAGTGCCCAGTCTCAATGCCTGACAGGCAACCCCATAGACGACTGTTGGCGCTGTGACCCCAACTGGGCTTCCAACCGCCAGCACCTAGCCGATTGTGCCATTGGCTTTGGCAAGGCAGCAATGGGTGGTAAAGGAGGTCAATTCTATGTCATTACTGATTCGTCAGATCACGATACGGTGAACCCCACCCCTGGCACCCTTCGCCATGCAGTCATCCAAGATGAGCCCCTCTGGATCGTTTTCAAGTATAACATGGTTATCAAGCTTAAGCATGAGTTGATTGTGAACAGCTATAAAACTATCGATGGCCGTGGAGCCAACGTGCAGATAACTGGAAACGGCTGCATTACTTTGCAATATGTCAGCAATGTTATCATCCACAATGTGCATGTGTATAATTGTATGCCATCTGGCAATACTAATATAAGGTCAAGTCCTACACATATTGGATGGAGAGGTAAATCAGATGGCGATGGTATATCGATCTTTGGTTCCAGGAATATATGGATTGATCATTGTGCTTTGTCGCATTGTACTGATGGCTTGGTGGACGCTATTATGGGGTCTACGGCTATCACAATATCCAATAACTACTTTTCTCACCACGATGAGGTTATGCTTCTTGGACATGACGACAAGTATTTGCCAGACTCAGGAATGCAG GTGACAATAGCTTTTAATCGCTTCGGCGAGGGGCTGGTGCAGAGGATGCCAAGGTGCCGGAGGGGTTACATGCATGTCGtgaacaatgatttttttgaatGGAAAATGTATGCAATTGGAGGAAGTGCTAGCCCCACCATCAATAGTGAGGGCAATCGTTATACTGCACCAGCTGATCCTAGCGCTAAGGAG GTGACAAAGCGCGAGGACACAAATGAGGGGGAGTGGTCCGACTGGAACTGGAGGTCGGACGGGGACATAATGGTAAATGGTGCATTCTTTGTGCCATCCGGTGAAGGGCTCAGCATGCAGTATGCCAAAGCATCCAGTGTTGAGCCCAAATCTGCTACCCTCATCGACCAACTGACCATGAACGCTGGTGTTCTTGGTGGCCCCAG GGACAACAGCATCAGCATGTCATCCGGGGGTGGGACGACCTCCACCGGAGCAAGTGGCGGCAGCAGTGGTGGTGGTAGTCGCGGGGATGGTGACTACTTCGGAATGATATTTGCAGGGGGGGCTGCCGTAAAAGAGACATCACCACCAAACGCTGTGTTTTTGTCTTTCCTAATTATTCTAATCTTGTATGTTACTACCAACCATGGCGATGCGGATGGTGGTGGCTTGAATGATTGA